In Mycobacterium gallinarum, a single window of DNA contains:
- a CDS encoding 3-carboxyethylcatechol 2,3-dioxygenase, translating into MSHSPLLNLPGPSRDLLDDVESALAAAQGFVADFDPELVVVFSPDHYNGFFYRTMPPFCIGTAAQGVGDYGTYAGPLNVPGDIADACARAVLESGVDVALSAGMDVDHGTVQPLEKLFGDATSRPVIPIFINSVATPLGPLRRVRALGAAVGTFLATLGKRVLVVGSGGLSHDPPVPTLATAPPAALARIVGGEPMTPEQRQARQVAVMDAAQAFAHGDSPLQPLNPEWDQAFLDLVDSNRLDEVDAWSNGWIEQQAGHSAHEIRTWIAAFAALAAHGRYETGHRFYRAAPELIAGFAIRTAVCKS; encoded by the coding sequence ATGTCGCACAGTCCGCTACTGAACCTTCCGGGACCGTCGCGGGATCTCCTTGACGACGTCGAGTCCGCACTGGCAGCCGCGCAAGGTTTCGTGGCGGACTTCGACCCCGAACTGGTCGTGGTCTTCTCGCCAGACCACTACAACGGCTTCTTCTACCGGACGATGCCCCCGTTCTGCATCGGTACCGCAGCCCAGGGTGTCGGCGACTACGGCACCTATGCCGGCCCGTTGAATGTTCCCGGGGACATCGCAGACGCCTGCGCGCGTGCGGTTCTCGAATCTGGTGTGGACGTGGCGCTTTCGGCCGGCATGGACGTCGACCACGGAACGGTGCAACCGCTGGAGAAGCTTTTCGGTGACGCGACGTCGCGACCGGTGATCCCGATCTTCATCAACTCGGTCGCCACCCCGCTCGGGCCGCTTCGCAGGGTGCGGGCACTCGGTGCCGCCGTCGGCACCTTCTTGGCCACCTTGGGCAAGCGGGTGCTCGTCGTGGGTTCCGGTGGCTTGTCGCACGATCCGCCGGTTCCGACGCTGGCCACCGCACCGCCCGCCGCGCTCGCGCGCATCGTCGGTGGGGAACCGATGACGCCGGAACAGCGGCAGGCACGACAGGTGGCGGTGATGGACGCGGCGCAGGCGTTCGCGCACGGCGACAGCCCGCTGCAGCCACTGAACCCCGAATGGGATCAGGCATTTCTCGACCTGGTCGACTCGAATCGCCTCGACGAGGTGGACGCGTGGTCGAACGGCTGGATCGAGCAGCAGGCCGGTCATTCGGCACACGAAATCCGTACGTGGATCGCCGCGTTCGCTGCGCTGGCGGCGCACGGCCGGTACGAGACGGGCCACCGGTTCTATCGCGCGGCACCGGAACTCATCGCCGGGTTCGCCATCAGGACGGCGGTGTGCAAGTCGTGA
- a CDS encoding bifunctional 3-(3-hydroxy-phenyl)propionate/3-hydroxycinnamic acid hydroxylase, with product MTEPVDVAVVGAGPSGLTLANILGLQGVRTLIVEERDTLIDYPRGVGLDDEALRTFQSIGLVDRVLPHTVPNQILRFFDAKRRLLAEMAPPDARFGWPKRNGFVQPMVDAELCGGLDRFDHVGVRWGHRMENCVETPDGVTLEFADGKEPVRARYVVGCDGGRSATRRLMGVSFDGTTSSTRWLVVDVANDPLGHPNSEVGADPKRPYVSISIAHGIRRFEFLIHDDESDELADDPAFVRRMLAQRVPHPERVDMIRHRVYTHHSRIAGSFRRGRLMLAGDAAHLMPVWQGQGYNSGIRDAANLGWKLAAVINGQAGDALLDTYDIERRKHARAMIDLSTMVGRVISPTNRRVAALRDRVIHGASLVPTLKRYVLEMRFKPMPRYQQGAVFHAENSPDNSPTGTLFIQPRVDTRTDQNVLLDDVLGAGFAVLCWSNNLRAVLGDEAFSRWKALGASFVEARPMTQLYWTGHDDADVTVVGDRTGALKSWFDVFTDSVLFVRPDRCIAGACIAQRAPELSTSLFDVLCLTQEGGSISHGETGPVLHVAQSATEPSGTVAGSP from the coding sequence ATGACCGAGCCGGTGGACGTCGCCGTCGTCGGAGCCGGACCGTCCGGGCTGACTCTGGCGAACATTCTTGGGCTGCAGGGTGTCCGGACGCTGATCGTCGAGGAGCGCGACACCCTCATCGACTATCCCCGTGGGGTTGGACTGGACGACGAGGCGTTGCGCACGTTTCAGTCCATCGGTCTGGTCGACCGCGTCCTGCCGCACACCGTGCCGAACCAGATCCTGCGATTCTTCGACGCCAAACGCCGGTTGCTCGCCGAGATGGCACCGCCGGACGCGCGTTTCGGCTGGCCCAAGCGCAACGGCTTTGTCCAGCCGATGGTGGACGCCGAGCTGTGCGGTGGGCTCGACCGCTTCGATCATGTCGGCGTGCGGTGGGGACACCGGATGGAGAACTGCGTCGAAACTCCCGACGGTGTCACGCTTGAATTCGCAGACGGCAAGGAGCCCGTGCGTGCCCGCTACGTTGTCGGGTGTGACGGCGGGCGCAGCGCCACCCGACGGCTGATGGGAGTGTCTTTCGACGGCACCACATCGTCGACCCGCTGGCTGGTGGTCGACGTCGCGAACGATCCGCTCGGTCACCCGAACAGCGAAGTGGGAGCCGACCCCAAGCGGCCGTACGTGTCGATCTCCATCGCCCACGGCATCCGCCGCTTCGAGTTCCTGATTCACGACGACGAGTCCGACGAACTCGCCGATGATCCGGCATTCGTCAGACGCATGCTCGCGCAACGGGTTCCGCATCCCGAGCGGGTCGACATGATCCGCCATCGCGTCTACACCCACCACTCGCGTATCGCCGGCTCGTTCCGCAGGGGACGCCTGATGCTGGCGGGCGACGCCGCACACCTGATGCCGGTGTGGCAGGGCCAGGGGTACAACAGCGGTATCCGCGACGCCGCCAACCTGGGATGGAAGCTCGCCGCGGTCATCAACGGCCAAGCCGGCGACGCCCTCCTGGACACTTACGACATCGAGCGCCGCAAACATGCACGAGCAATGATCGACCTGTCCACCATGGTGGGTCGCGTGATCTCGCCGACGAACCGGAGGGTGGCCGCTCTTCGCGACCGCGTCATCCACGGCGCCTCGCTCGTCCCGACGCTGAAGCGCTACGTGCTCGAGATGCGGTTCAAGCCGATGCCGCGGTATCAGCAGGGGGCGGTGTTCCACGCCGAGAACAGTCCGGACAACTCACCGACGGGCACGCTGTTCATCCAGCCCCGCGTCGATACGCGCACGGATCAGAACGTCTTGCTCGACGACGTACTCGGCGCCGGTTTCGCCGTGCTGTGCTGGAGTAACAATTTGCGTGCCGTTCTCGGCGACGAGGCGTTCAGCCGCTGGAAGGCGTTGGGGGCCAGCTTCGTCGAAGCACGGCCCATGACCCAGCTGTATTGGACCGGCCACGACGACGCCGATGTGACGGTCGTCGGTGACCGGACAGGCGCGCTCAAGTCGTGGTTCGACGTCTTCACCGACTCCGTGCTGTTCGTGCGCCCCGATCGCTGCATCGCGGGCGCATGTATCGCGCAGCGCGCGCCAGAACTGAGCACGTCGCTGTTCGACGTCCTCTGTTTGACCCAGGAAGGAGGCTCGATTTCCCATGGCGAAACTGGCCCTGTGTTGCATGTCGCACAGTCCGCTACTGAACCTTCCGGGACCGTCGCGGGATCTCCTTGA
- a CDS encoding alpha/beta fold hydrolase: MLDFESVWSDLQGVAFSQGYIDAAGVRTRYLHAGDPAKPALILLHGSGGHAEAYVRNLESHAERFSTWSIDMLGHGYTDKPGHPLEVHHYVSHLMAFLDAIGAERAHISGESLGGWVAARAAADHPDRIDRLVLNTAGGSQADPEVMKRIVALSMAAAENPTWDTVQARIKWLMADKSKDYDDIVASRQRVYRQPGFAAAMKDIMALQDPEIRARNLLGPEEYGSITAPTMVVWTSDDPTADVAEGRRIASMIPGARFELMPGCGHWPQYEDPKTFNRLHLDFLLGR, encoded by the coding sequence CTGCTCGACTTCGAGAGCGTCTGGAGTGACCTCCAGGGGGTCGCGTTCTCGCAGGGGTACATCGACGCCGCCGGCGTTCGTACCCGCTATCTGCACGCCGGCGATCCGGCGAAACCGGCCCTGATCTTGTTGCACGGGTCGGGCGGGCACGCGGAGGCCTACGTCCGGAATCTCGAGTCGCACGCCGAGCGCTTCTCGACGTGGTCGATCGACATGCTGGGTCACGGATACACCGACAAACCCGGGCACCCTCTCGAGGTGCACCATTACGTCTCCCATTTGATGGCGTTTCTCGACGCCATCGGCGCGGAACGCGCCCACATCAGCGGTGAGTCGTTGGGTGGCTGGGTCGCCGCACGCGCCGCAGCGGACCATCCGGACCGGATCGACCGGCTGGTGCTCAACACCGCGGGCGGATCGCAGGCCGATCCCGAGGTCATGAAGCGCATCGTCGCGTTGTCGATGGCCGCTGCGGAGAACCCGACGTGGGACACCGTGCAGGCGCGCATCAAATGGTTGATGGCCGACAAGTCCAAGGATTACGACGACATCGTCGCCAGCCGTCAGCGCGTGTACCGCCAGCCGGGATTTGCCGCAGCGATGAAGGACATCATGGCGCTGCAGGATCCCGAGATCCGCGCGCGAAACCTGCTCGGCCCGGAGGAGTACGGGTCGATCACCGCGCCGACCATGGTCGTATGGACCAGCGATGACCCGACCGCAGATGTCGCCGAGGGCCGCCGTATCGCGTCGATGATCCCCGGCGCGCGGTTCGAGCTGATGCCCGGCTGCGGGCACTGGCCGCAGTACGAGGACCCCAAGACCTTCAACCGTCTGCATCTCGACTTTCTGCTGGGGCGGTGA
- a CDS encoding IclR family transcriptional regulator, protein MSDSVGGASTNAAPTGAPGSQTLARGLAALQLVATSRSGLTAQQVADDIGVHRTIAYRLLSTLSQFRLVAKGDDGRYRAAAALAVLGASFDNHLRQLSLPTLRALADELGSTVSLLVAEGDQQVAIAVIVPTNVYYQLSFHEGSRYPLDRGAAGLALLASMPPRPAERDLVSLTRQQGWVITHGEVEPNTYGLAVPVRRQPPSPPTCINLISHREDVVMNGKDAVIKAANELSAILS, encoded by the coding sequence ATGTCTGATTCGGTCGGCGGGGCCAGCACCAATGCCGCTCCGACGGGTGCGCCCGGCTCGCAGACGTTGGCGAGGGGTTTGGCCGCACTGCAGCTTGTGGCGACCTCCCGATCCGGTCTGACGGCCCAGCAGGTCGCCGACGACATCGGCGTGCACCGCACAATCGCGTATCGCCTGCTGTCCACGCTGTCTCAGTTCCGGCTCGTAGCCAAGGGTGACGACGGCCGTTACCGCGCGGCCGCAGCGCTCGCGGTACTCGGCGCATCGTTTGACAACCACTTGCGCCAGCTGAGCCTGCCCACCCTCCGCGCGCTGGCAGACGAACTCGGCAGCACGGTGTCGCTGCTCGTCGCCGAGGGTGACCAACAGGTGGCCATCGCGGTCATCGTGCCGACGAACGTGTACTACCAACTGTCCTTTCACGAGGGCAGCCGGTATCCGCTGGACCGCGGCGCCGCCGGGCTCGCGCTGCTGGCGAGCATGCCACCGCGACCCGCTGAACGCGATTTGGTTTCCCTGACGCGGCAACAGGGTTGGGTGATCACCCACGGCGAGGTCGAGCCGAATACCTACGGCCTGGCCGTGCCGGTACGCAGGCAACCGCCGTCGCCGCCCACATGCATCAACCTCATCTCGCACCGCGAGGACGTGGTGATGAACGGTAAGGACGCGGTGATCAAGGCGGCGAACGAATTGTCCGCGATCCTGTCCTGA
- a CDS encoding FAD-dependent oxidoreductase: protein MTNWDHEVDVVVLGSGGAGLTSALTAAANGASVEVYEKAATVGGTTAVSGGIIWIPAHDRAAEGELTVEDAMSYLRAQSLGFMDDDLVDTFVRTGPDMLDFVEAHSELRFEVAEGFPDYKPELPGGRPAGGRSLNAKPFDRSRLGEWSERITSFPADFSNVGIDAETRARIHASVDVHSGDYCVAGTALIAGLLKGLLDQGVVPHTNARAVELYSDALGITGARITQGDSEFNVRARRGVVLGTGGFEWDQKLVEAYLRGPMRGAVSPPHNTGDGLRMAMAHGADLANMAEAWWVPIVQLPGDTFGGHPRSRSVRLERTRPRSIIVNRAGKRFLNEAGEYNSMAGPFHFLDPKRGYANDPAWIVFDSQHFKRYGFLGVLPEEEAPDWFTPSADLTELGEKTGIDAAGLAATLAAWNDNVAHEQDPDFGRGSSAYDGYWGDDTATTSAGKTLGPIDTPPYYAVPVSIGAMGTKGGPRTDRDGRVLHVSGAAIPGLFAAGNAMAGATGKAYGGAGGTLGPAMVFGFRAGMAVSARTR from the coding sequence GTGACCAATTGGGATCATGAGGTCGATGTCGTCGTGCTGGGTAGTGGTGGCGCCGGTCTCACGTCGGCGCTGACGGCGGCGGCCAACGGGGCCTCGGTCGAGGTGTATGAAAAAGCCGCGACCGTCGGCGGTACGACAGCGGTTTCCGGTGGCATCATCTGGATTCCGGCACATGACCGCGCGGCCGAGGGTGAGCTGACTGTCGAGGATGCGATGAGCTACCTGCGTGCGCAGTCGCTCGGCTTCATGGACGACGACCTGGTGGACACGTTCGTCCGCACCGGGCCGGATATGCTCGATTTCGTCGAGGCCCACAGCGAGTTACGGTTCGAGGTGGCCGAGGGATTCCCGGACTACAAGCCCGAACTCCCCGGCGGACGCCCGGCAGGCGGACGGTCACTCAATGCCAAACCCTTCGACCGGTCCCGGCTCGGCGAGTGGAGTGAGCGAATCACGTCGTTCCCCGCCGACTTCAGCAATGTCGGCATCGACGCCGAGACCCGCGCCCGCATCCACGCCTCGGTCGACGTTCATTCGGGCGACTACTGCGTGGCGGGGACCGCGTTGATCGCCGGACTGCTGAAGGGGCTGCTCGACCAGGGCGTCGTCCCGCACACCAACGCGCGCGCGGTGGAGCTGTACTCCGATGCGCTGGGAATCACGGGTGCCCGAATCACACAGGGCGACAGCGAGTTCAACGTTCGCGCGCGTCGCGGCGTGGTGCTGGGCACCGGTGGATTCGAATGGGATCAGAAGCTGGTCGAGGCCTATCTTCGCGGCCCGATGCGTGGCGCGGTGTCCCCGCCGCACAACACCGGGGACGGCTTGCGAATGGCTATGGCACACGGCGCCGACCTGGCGAATATGGCCGAGGCGTGGTGGGTGCCGATCGTGCAGCTGCCCGGCGATACCTTCGGGGGGCACCCGCGCAGCCGCAGCGTGCGGCTCGAACGCACCCGGCCCAGAAGCATCATCGTCAACCGTGCAGGCAAACGCTTCCTCAACGAGGCGGGCGAGTACAACTCGATGGCCGGGCCGTTCCATTTCCTCGACCCGAAGCGGGGCTATGCGAACGATCCGGCGTGGATCGTTTTCGACTCACAGCACTTCAAGCGATACGGGTTCCTGGGTGTTCTGCCCGAGGAGGAGGCACCGGACTGGTTCACGCCGTCGGCCGATCTCACCGAGCTTGGCGAGAAGACGGGTATCGACGCGGCTGGCCTGGCGGCTACGCTCGCAGCGTGGAACGACAACGTCGCCCACGAACAGGATCCCGATTTCGGCCGCGGCTCAAGCGCTTACGACGGCTACTGGGGTGACGACACGGCCACCACCTCGGCGGGTAAGACCCTTGGCCCCATCGACACTCCCCCGTATTACGCCGTCCCGGTATCGATCGGTGCGATGGGCACCAAGGGCGGTCCGCGCACCGACCGCGACGGGCGGGTGCTGCACGTCAGCGGCGCGGCCATCCCGGGCCTCTTCGCGGCGGGTAATGCGATGGCGGGCGCGACCGGCAAGGCGTACGGCGGCGCGGGCGGGACGCTAGGCCCCGCAATGGTATTCGGCTTTCGCGCGGGTATGGCGGTGTCGGCCCGCACCCGGTAG
- a CDS encoding cytochrome c oxidase subunit 3: MTNVAAESASGIRDTGRITPLRNHVPGELSMWFFVIGDLLIFGVYFIGYMYYRGQDANLFLESQARLNLDIGAINTVILLTSSLFVALGTSAARNGKVPEAIRLFVIAFALGVAFPVMKAFEYVPEVAAGLTPGTNLFFMYYYVMTGLHLCHVMLGLVILGFVIRSLRISARPKMSFVETAATYWHMVDLLWILLFALLYLMR; the protein is encoded by the coding sequence ATGACGAACGTCGCCGCGGAATCCGCTTCCGGCATCCGCGACACCGGGCGAATCACCCCCCTGCGCAACCACGTTCCCGGCGAGTTGAGCATGTGGTTCTTCGTCATTGGCGATCTGCTCATCTTCGGCGTCTACTTCATCGGCTACATGTACTACCGCGGGCAGGACGCCAACCTGTTTCTCGAGAGCCAGGCGCGGCTCAATCTGGACATCGGCGCGATCAACACCGTGATCCTGCTGACGAGTTCTCTTTTCGTCGCGCTGGGGACCTCGGCGGCGCGCAACGGCAAAGTGCCGGAGGCTATTCGACTGTTCGTCATCGCGTTCGCTCTTGGCGTGGCCTTCCCGGTCATGAAGGCGTTCGAGTACGTTCCCGAAGTCGCAGCCGGCTTGACGCCGGGGACCAATCTCTTCTTCATGTACTACTACGTCATGACAGGGTTGCACTTGTGTCATGTCATGCTCGGGCTGGTGATTCTCGGCTTCGTCATTCGCAGTCTGCGGATCTCGGCGAGACCCAAGATGTCGTTCGTGGAAACCGCGGCAACCTATTGGCACATGGTCGATCTGTTGTGGATCCTGTTGTTCGCGCTGCTGTATCTGATGAGGTGA
- a CDS encoding cytochrome C oxidase subunit IV family protein, whose amino-acid sequence MTSYIRNPLTLVWALLTIVTVVSWLTARGGGSAHVVNVTVTLVVLLIAAVKTQLVIWHFMEVRFAPRWLKLTTGGWLIGLVALLLGFYFAGI is encoded by the coding sequence ATGACGTCCTATATCCGCAACCCCCTGACCCTGGTGTGGGCACTGCTCACCATCGTGACCGTGGTGTCGTGGCTGACCGCTCGTGGCGGGGGCTCAGCCCATGTCGTCAATGTGACGGTCACGCTCGTCGTGTTGCTCATCGCCGCCGTGAAGACGCAATTGGTCATCTGGCACTTCATGGAGGTTCGGTTTGCGCCGCGGTGGCTCAAATTGACGACCGGAGGATGGCTCATCGGCCTCGTCGCACTACTGTTGGGCTTCTACTTCGCAGGAATCTGA
- a CDS encoding glycosyltransferase, with amino-acid sequence MSSVVIVSFPAHGHVAPLLTVAENFVNRGDDVRFVTGALFADKVAATGATFVQVHPDADFDETPLSERFPERARLKGPSAAAHDIEHVFAKPVKYQYATITAVLAAQPADVVIADPVSLGAAFLLRDPRPVRPAVVMCGIIPLPLESPDTAPYGMGLPPARFLNRQRNRLLARVNHRVLRRPLNVINDQHIEVHGCPWPTTLMDWGRHADALVQFTVPSFEYPMSDAPDNLHFVGPLSANGSQAPLPEWWSDLDDTRPVVHVTQGTVANTDYDQAITPTLRALADQDVLVVVATGGRPVETLPPLPANARAASFLPYDELLPRTSIFVTNGGYGGVQYALRYGVPIVATGGKEDKPEVGARIAWSGVGRRIRAEHPTYKAMRRAILDVLNGPRYRQASSRVAADMAAAPGFTGLADIVDRLVGSPAAPQSDSCEVEAQQ; translated from the coding sequence ATGTCATCGGTCGTCATCGTCAGCTTCCCCGCGCACGGTCATGTGGCGCCGCTGTTGACGGTCGCCGAGAACTTCGTCAATCGTGGCGACGATGTCCGATTTGTCACCGGTGCACTGTTCGCCGACAAGGTCGCCGCCACGGGCGCAACCTTCGTGCAGGTCCATCCCGACGCCGACTTCGACGAGACGCCGCTGAGTGAGCGGTTTCCCGAACGCGCGAGGTTGAAGGGCCCCAGTGCGGCTGCGCACGATATCGAGCACGTCTTCGCCAAGCCCGTCAAGTATCAGTACGCCACGATTACGGCGGTTCTCGCGGCGCAACCCGCCGACGTCGTGATCGCCGACCCGGTTTCCCTTGGTGCGGCGTTCCTGCTGCGGGACCCGCGGCCGGTGCGGCCGGCGGTGGTCATGTGCGGCATCATTCCCCTTCCCCTCGAGAGCCCTGACACCGCGCCGTACGGCATGGGTCTGCCGCCTGCACGATTCCTCAATCGGCAGCGGAATAGGCTGTTGGCCAGAGTGAATCACCGGGTTCTGCGGCGACCGCTCAACGTGATCAACGACCAGCACATCGAGGTGCATGGCTGCCCGTGGCCAACCACGCTGATGGACTGGGGCCGTCACGCCGATGCGCTCGTGCAATTCACGGTTCCATCGTTCGAGTATCCAATGTCCGATGCGCCGGACAACCTCCACTTCGTGGGACCGTTGTCCGCCAACGGGTCCCAGGCTCCACTGCCCGAATGGTGGTCCGATCTCGACGACACGCGCCCCGTCGTCCACGTCACCCAGGGCACGGTCGCCAACACCGATTACGACCAAGCGATTACGCCGACGCTGCGTGCGCTCGCCGACCAGGATGTGCTGGTTGTCGTCGCGACGGGCGGGCGTCCCGTTGAGACGTTGCCGCCGCTACCCGCCAACGCCCGCGCGGCCAGCTTTCTTCCCTACGACGAATTGCTCCCGCGTACTTCGATTTTCGTGACGAACGGCGGGTACGGCGGAGTCCAATACGCGCTGCGTTACGGGGTGCCGATCGTCGCCACCGGCGGTAAAGAGGACAAGCCCGAGGTCGGTGCCCGCATCGCATGGTCGGGGGTCGGGCGGCGGATCAGAGCTGAACACCCGACGTACAAGGCGATGCGGCGCGCCATCCTGGACGTCCTGAACGGCCCGCGCTATCGCCAGGCCAGCAGTCGCGTGGCGGCGGACATGGCCGCAGCCCCCGGCTTCACGGGCCTGGCGGACATCGTCGATCGGCTTGTTGGCAGTCCCGCTGCACCGCAATCAGATTCCTGCGAAGTAGAAGCCCAACAGTAG